One Caulobacter segnis genomic window carries:
- a CDS encoding VOC family protein: protein MPGSITPMIHVPDVREAADWYRDLGFVLTGFHSLDGAWTWARLTLGDGAVMFGAGGLPSLAHRREVDLYVGVDDGLDALFDGLKDRVDVFQPPHDTEHGMREFVIRDLNRFWITFGQPAPT, encoded by the coding sequence ATGCCCGGCTCGATCACTCCGATGATCCATGTGCCCGACGTGCGCGAAGCCGCCGACTGGTATCGCGACCTCGGCTTCGTGCTGACCGGCTTCCACAGCCTGGACGGCGCCTGGACCTGGGCGCGGCTGACCCTGGGCGACGGGGCGGTGATGTTCGGCGCGGGCGGCCTGCCCTCGCTGGCCCACCGGCGCGAGGTCGACCTCTATGTCGGCGTCGACGATGGCCTGGACGCGCTGTTCGACGGCCTCAAGGACCGGGTCGACGTGTTCCAGCCGCCGCACGACACCGAGCATGGCATGCGCGAGTTCGTCATCCGCGATCTCAACCGTTTCTGGATCACCTTCGGCCAGCCGGCTCCGACCTGA
- a CDS encoding L-serine ammonia-lyase, whose amino-acid sequence MTASVFDLFKLGVGPSSSHTMGPMTAARMFVGRLRDAGKLPDVVRVEIKLYASLALTGRGHATDRAVVLGLMGFTPAELDPDVGEAALLETKATQSLFLDGQIDIQFDEARDIVWLGHERLPQHPNGLTFTAFDRSGFPIAERTYFSVGGGFVRDESEMGRNAPPEDGPAVPHPFESGADLLQRAADAGLSIAGVMGANELARMSLDDMNAGLDRIFAAMEACIDRGMRQEGVLPGGLTVKRRARQIHQTIQGRMERQMSDPLAAMDFVNLWAMAVNEENAAGGRVVTAPTNGAAGLVPAVLRFFVRFHKGSPEQVRVFLLTAAAIGALYKRNASISGAEVGCQGEVGVACSMAAAGLAAALGGTNAQIENAAEIGMEHNLGLTCDPIGGLVQIPCIERNAMGAIKAIDAARLALLGDGQHSVSLDKVIATMKRTGEDMNEIYKETSMGGLAVGLSVNRVEC is encoded by the coding sequence ATGACCGCCTCCGTCTTCGACCTCTTCAAACTCGGCGTCGGCCCGTCGAGCAGCCACACCATGGGGCCGATGACGGCCGCGCGGATGTTCGTCGGCCGCCTGCGGGACGCCGGAAAGCTGCCCGACGTGGTGAGGGTCGAGATCAAGCTCTACGCCTCCCTGGCCCTGACCGGACGCGGCCACGCCACCGACCGCGCCGTGGTCCTGGGCCTGATGGGCTTCACGCCGGCTGAGCTCGATCCCGATGTCGGGGAAGCGGCGCTGCTTGAGACAAAGGCCACCCAGTCGCTGTTCTTGGACGGCCAGATCGACATCCAATTCGACGAGGCTAGGGACATCGTCTGGCTCGGCCACGAGCGCTTGCCCCAGCACCCCAACGGCCTGACCTTCACCGCTTTCGACCGATCTGGCTTCCCGATCGCCGAGCGCACCTACTTCTCGGTCGGCGGCGGCTTCGTACGCGACGAAAGCGAGATGGGCCGCAACGCCCCGCCCGAGGACGGCCCGGCCGTCCCTCACCCCTTCGAGAGCGGCGCCGACCTGCTGCAACGCGCCGCCGACGCGGGCCTGTCGATCGCCGGCGTGATGGGCGCCAACGAGCTGGCCCGGATGTCGCTGGACGACATGAACGCCGGCCTCGACCGCATCTTCGCGGCCATGGAGGCCTGTATCGATCGCGGCATGCGCCAGGAGGGCGTCCTGCCCGGCGGCCTGACCGTCAAGCGCCGCGCCCGCCAGATCCATCAGACGATCCAGGGCCGGATGGAGCGCCAGATGAGCGATCCCCTGGCGGCCATGGACTTCGTCAACCTGTGGGCCATGGCGGTCAACGAGGAGAACGCCGCCGGCGGCCGCGTCGTCACCGCCCCGACCAACGGCGCGGCGGGCCTGGTCCCGGCCGTGCTGCGGTTCTTCGTGCGCTTCCACAAGGGTAGCCCCGAGCAGGTCCGCGTCTTCCTGCTGACCGCCGCGGCGATCGGCGCGCTCTACAAGCGCAACGCCTCGATCTCGGGGGCCGAGGTCGGCTGCCAGGGCGAGGTCGGCGTGGCCTGCTCGATGGCGGCGGCGGGCCTCGCGGCCGCCCTGGGCGGGACCAACGCCCAGATCGAGAACGCCGCCGAGATCGGCATGGAGCACAATCTGGGCCTGACCTGCGACCCGATCGGCGGCTTGGTGCAGATCCCCTGCATCGAGCGCAACGCCATGGGCGCCATCAAGGCTATCGACGCCGCCCGCCTGGCGCTGCTGGGCGACGGCCAGCACTCGGTGTCGCTCGACAAGGTCATCGCCACCATGAAACGCACCGGCGAGGACATGAACGAGATCTACAAGGAGACCTCGATGGGCGGCCTGGCCGTGGGCCTGTCGGTCAACCGGGTGGAGTGCTGA
- a CDS encoding DUF72 domain-containing protein — protein sequence MAKGVIRTGIGGWTFEPWRGAFYPDDLKQKDELKYAASKLTSIEINGTYYSTFKPNSWQKWRDETPDDFVFAVKASRFCTNRKVLSENNDSLEKFLSQGLEELGPKLGPINWQFMGTKKFDPADFEGFLKLLPKERGGVRLRHALEVRNPTFACQEFYDLAAKYGAAIVYAVDDEEPTWPCIDEPTADFTYARLMSSKADEPTGMSSEELDGVVKQARKWAERGDVFAYFIAGAKVRNPAAAMALIEKLAK from the coding sequence ATGGCCAAGGGCGTGATCCGGACGGGCATCGGCGGCTGGACGTTCGAACCCTGGCGCGGGGCCTTCTATCCCGACGATCTCAAGCAGAAGGACGAGCTGAAATATGCCGCGTCCAAGCTGACCAGCATCGAGATCAACGGCACCTACTATTCGACCTTCAAGCCCAACAGCTGGCAGAAGTGGCGCGACGAGACGCCCGACGACTTCGTGTTCGCGGTCAAGGCCAGCCGGTTCTGCACCAACCGCAAGGTGCTCTCCGAGAACAACGACTCGCTCGAGAAATTCCTGTCCCAGGGGCTGGAGGAGCTTGGGCCGAAACTGGGCCCCATCAACTGGCAGTTCATGGGCACCAAAAAGTTCGACCCGGCGGATTTCGAGGGTTTCCTGAAATTACTGCCGAAGGAGCGCGGCGGGGTGCGCCTGCGCCACGCGCTGGAGGTCCGCAACCCGACCTTCGCCTGCCAGGAGTTCTACGACCTGGCCGCCAAGTACGGCGCGGCCATCGTCTACGCGGTCGACGACGAGGAGCCGACCTGGCCGTGCATCGACGAGCCGACCGCCGACTTCACCTATGCCCGCCTGATGTCCAGCAAGGCCGACGAGCCGACGGGCATGAGCTCGGAGGAGCTGGACGGGGTGGTGAAGCAGGCGCGGAAGTGGGCCGAGCGCGGCGACGTATTCGCCTATTTCATCGCCGGGGCCAAGGTGCGCAATCCGGCGGCGGCGATGGCGTTGATCGAGAAGTTGGCAAAGTAA